ACACCGAGCCGCTGAGCAGGCTGGAATCGGCGAACACCGGCAAGCCGCTCGCGGTGTCCCGGGACGACGTCGCCATGACCATCGACACCTTCCGCTTCATGGCCGGAGCGGTGCGCGCGACCACCTCCCTGGCCGTCGGCGACTACGCCGAGAACCACCTGTCGCTCCTCCTGCGGGAACCGCTCGGCGTGATCGGCGTGGTCACCCCCTGGAACTACCCCCTGCTCATGGCGGCCTGGAAGATCGCACCCATCCTCGCCGCCGGCAACACCCTGGTCCTCAAGCCGTCCGAGCAGACTCCGCTCACCACCCTGAAGCTCGCCGAACTCGTCGCCGATCTCCTGCCACCCGGCGTGATGAACGTGGTGAACGACTACGGCGCGGTCACCGGTGCCCGGCTCGCCGAGCACCCGGACGTGAACATGATCGCCCTGACCGGTTCGGTCGCCGGCGGCGGAGCCGTCGCCCGGGCCGCCGCCGACAGCCTCAAGCGCGTACACCTCGAACTCGGCGGCAAGGAACCGGTGGTGATCCTCCCGGACGCCGATCTCGCGGCCGCCGCGTCGGCACTCCGCGTGGCCGGTTTCTGGAACTCGGGGCAGGAGTGCGGGGCCGCCTGCCGCGTGCTCGTCCATGAATCCGTCGCCGGGGAGTTCATCGAGCAACTCGTCAGCGAGGTCAGGGCGTTGGTCGTCGGTGAGCCCGCCGCCGGAGAGGACGTGGAGGTCGGCCCCATGGTCTCCAAGGCTCACGTCGACCGGGTCATCGGGTACCTGGCACGCGCGCAGAACGAGGGCGTCCAGGTGGCGACCGGAGGCGGGGCCATCGACGGGCCCGGCTACTTCGTGGCCCCGACCGTGCTGGTCGATGTGCCCGAAGGGGCCGAAGTCGCCCGCGAGGAGATCTTCGGCCCGGTGATCACGGTCGAGACCTTCGCCGACGAGGAGGAGGCGGTACGGCGAGCCAACGACGTCCCTCTCGGACTGTCGGCATCGGTGTGGACCGAGAACGCCCGCCGCAGTCACGACATCGCCGCGCGCCTCGACTTCGGCACCGTCTGGGTCAACTCCCATCTGGTGCTGGCCGGCGAGGTCCCCTGGGGCGGCTTCAAGGGCTCCGGCTACGGCCGTGACCTGTCGATCTACGCGCTGGACGACTACGCGCGCACCAAGCACGTCATGCACAACCACGGGCGCTGATCCCGTACCCCTGCATATCCCCGTGTATATCCCCGGAGGTCTCTGCAGCTCTGGAAGGACGAGACCGAGCCCTGGCTGCGTCGCCTCGCCGACGAGGTGCACGAGCAGGGCGCCGCCGTGATGACCCAGCTCACCCACCTGGGTCACCGCGCCGGCAGCTACGCCGACAACTGGCTCACGGCGATCTCGGCGAGCACCGTCCGCGAGCCCGCACACCGCACGTTCGCGAAGGGGGTCGAGCAGTGGGACCTCGACCGGGTGCGGCAGGACTTCGTCGACCTCGCACAGCGCTGCCGGTCCGCGGGCCTCGACGGCATCGAGCTCGTGGCCCGGGGACACGGAACTCCTGGCGCGCAGGCCCCAGACGCTCGCGGGCAACGGCGAGGGTCGGTTCCAGCTGTTCCGCACAGGGGATGCGGTGGCCGGCCGGAACGTCCATGCCGCGATGCTGGACGCCGCCCGCCTCTGCCGCGCGGTCTGAACCCGCACGCCCGGAAAACCGGCCGCTGTACAGTGAGTGAACGCCTTTGACCTGCACAGAGCAGGCAGGGAGCCGACCTCTGGGAGCATCGCATGCTGCGCACCATGTTCAAGTCCAAGATCCACCGTGCCACCGTCACCCAGGCCGACCTGCACTATGTGGGATCGGTGACCATCGACGCCGACCTGCTCGACGCCGCCGACCTGCTGCCGGGCGAGCTCGTGCACATCGTCGACATCACCAACGGCGCCCGGCTGGAGACGTACGTCATCGAGGGCGAGCGCGGGTCCGGCGTGATCGGGATCAACGGGGCGGCCGCCCATCTCGTCCAGCCCGGCGACCTGGTGATCATCATCAGCTACGCCCAGGTCACCGACGCCGAGGCGCGCGAGCTGAAGCCGCGGGTCGTGCACGTCGACGCCGGCAACCGGATCGTGTCCCTCGCCGCCGACCCGTCCGAGCCGGTCCCCGGCTCCGGCCAGCAGCGCAGCCCGCAGTCCGTCCCGGCCTGACCGAGGGCTGGGGAGCAGGTCGCTCGCCCTGTCGGGTGAGTGGCCGCTCGGGGGTCGGGTAGGTGGGGGAGTAGTCCAGAGGCGACGCCCTGCGAGTGCCCGGAGGACACCCATGACACACCCGTTCCCCGACCCCGTCCCACCGGGCCCGGCCCCGGACCCCTACCCCACCCCGGTCCCACCCCCCGAGCCGGGCCCCCAGCCCACGCCACCCCCACCGGGCCCCGAACCGACCCCACCGCCGGCACCCCCGGCCCCGGGCCCACCGGAGCCCTCCCCGTCCCCGATCCCGCCGGGCCCGGAACCGGTACCGAACCCCGAGCCAGGTCCACCCCTCACCTGAGCACACCGGGCACTACGGCAAGGGGCGCGGGGAACTGCGCGGCCGGACACCACGCACCCGCAGCCGCGCGACGGAAAAGTTCCCCGCCTCCCTCGGGCACACAAAGATTCATCCGCACGAACTACGCGGAAACCTCCGACCGGTCCCCACCCCACAACGTGTGGAAGGACCCCTCCCGGTCCACCCTCCGATAGGTGTGCGCCCCGAAGAAGTCCCGCTGCCCCTGCGTAAGCGCCGCAGGCAACCGCTCCGCCCGCAGCCCGTCGTAGTACGCCAGCGCCGCAGCGAACCCGGGCGTCGGCACCCCTTGCTCGGTGGCGGCGACCAGAACCCCCCGCCAGTCCCCCTGAGCGGCAGCGATCTCGCGCGCGAACGTCTCGTCCGACAGCAGGCTGGGCAGATCGGCACGGGCGTCGTACGCGGCGCGGATGCGGTCCAGGAACGCCGCCCGGATGATGCAGCCGCCCCGCCAGATCGAGGACACCGCACCGAGGTCGATGTCCCAGCCGTACTCCTCGCTGCCCGCCGCGATCTCGTGGAAGCCCTGCGTGTACGACACGATCTTGGACGCGTACAGCGCCTGCTCGACCCGGTCGGCGAAGGCCGCCGCCTCCTCCTTGCCCAGCGGCACCGCCTTCGGCCCCGCCAGCCCCTGCGAGGCCTCGCGGAGCCCAGCGTGCCCGGACAGCGAGCGAGCGAAGACCGCCTCGGCGATGCCCGACACGGGAACGCCCAGGTCGAGGGCGATCTGGACCGTCCAGCGGCCCGTGCCCTTCTGCTCCGCCTGGTCCACGACCACATCCACGAACGGCTTGCCCGTCGCCGCGTCCACGTGGGACAGCACCTCGGCCGTGATCTCGATCAGGTAGGAGTCCAGCCGGCCCTGGTTCCAGGTGCGGAAGATTTCCGCGATCTCGGCGGGGGAGTACCCGGCGACATCGCGCAGCAGCTGGTAGGCCTCGCCGATCAGCTGCATGTCGGCGTACTCAATGCCGTTGTGGACCATCTTCACGAAGTGCCCGGCGCCGTCGGGGCCCACGTGCGTCACACAGGGCGCGCCGTCCTTCGCCTTCGCGGAGATCTTCTCGAGCATCGGGCCCAGTGAGTCGTACGACTCCTTCGGGCCGCCCGGCATGATGCTCGGCCCGTGCAGCGCGCCCTCCTCACCGCCGGAGACGCCCATGCCGACGAAGTGGATGCCCTGCTCGCGCAGCGCCTTCTCGCGGCGCCGGGTGTCCGCGAAGTGCGCGTTGCCGCCGTCGATGATCATGTCGCCGGGCTCCAGCAGCGGCGCGAACTCCTGGATCACCGCGTCCGTCGGATCACCGGCCTTCACCATGATCACCAGTCGGCGCGGACGCTCGAGCGCCGCCACGAACTCCTCGGCGCTCTCGGCCTTGATGAAGTCGCCCTCGCTGCCGAACTCCTCCACGAGCGCCTTGGTGCGCGACGCCGTACGGTTGTGCACGGCGACCGTGTAGCCGTTGCGGGCGAAGTTCCGGGCGAGGTTGCGGCCCATGACCGCGAGGCCCGTGACACCGATCTGCGCTGAAGTGCTCATACCGCCTGCTCCCTAGCTGCCTCGTGACTACGGCTCCGTCAGTACGGGTCCTCGCCCATCCTGACGTGCCGCCACGGCGAGCGCACATCCGACCCGCCACGCTTGGTTACGCGGCGCGGGCGCCGGACGTCTCAGTCCTCCGTGATTCAGGCCAAGCGGGGGCCTTTCCCGGCCACTTGGGGGGTACGGGCGGCCGGTTTTCCGTCTTGTCATGGCCTGTTCGGGGCGCATATTTTTGCCCCTCCTGACGCATGCCGAGGGGAAGTCGGACATGGCCGTACGCGGTCGGCACCGCCGGTACCAGCCGAACAGGATCAACCGCGCCTCACTCACCGTCACGGCGGGCGGCGCCGGACTCGCGATCCCCCTGGTCGCCGCCGGCACGGCCGACGCGGCCGACGCCTCCACCTGGAACAAGGTCGCCGCCTGCGAGTCCAGCGGCAACTGGAGCATCAACACGGACAACGGCTACTACGGCGGGCTGCAGTTCACCCAGTCCACCTGGGAGGCGTACGGCGGCACCCGGTACGCGCCGCGCGCCGACCTCGCCACCCGGGACCAGCAGATCGCCGTGGCCGAGAAGGTCCTCGACGGGCAGGGGCCGGGCGCCTGGCCGGTGTGCTCGGCACGGGCCGGGCTCACCCGGGGGGACGCCGACCCCGGCCGGCACACGGAGAGCGTGCACACGGACAGCGCCGCGACCCGGCCCGTGACCGCGGAGAAGAGCAGCTCCGTACGGGACGTACGGCCGCAGACGACCCCGCAGTCCCGCGCGGGCCGGACCGAGATGTACACCGTGGTGCACGGCGACACGCTCTCCGGCATCGCAGGGGACCACCACGTCCGCGGCGGCTGGCACGCGCTCTACGCCGGCAACCGCACGGTCATCGGCGCCGATCCTGACCTGATCCTGCCGGGCCAGCGGCTCAGCCTGCGCGGCACGGCCGGAACCAAGGCCCCCGGCACCAAAGCCCCCGGCACCAAGTCCCATGAGAACAAAGCCCCTTCGGGGCACAAGACCGCGCAGCAGAAGACGCAGAAGACCAGGAGCACCAGCCGCACACTCGTCGCGCCGGTCGACGCGCCCATCGGCACCGGTTACCGCGTCGCGGGCTCGCACTGGTCGAAGGGCTACCACACCGGCGTCGACTTTCTCGTGCCCACCGGTACCTCCGTGCAGGCCGCCGAGGCCGGGCAGGTGGTGGCCGCGGGCTGGGGCGGCGCGTACGGCTACCAGGTGGTCATCCGGCACGCCGACGGCCGCTACACCCAGTACGCCCACCTGTCGGCCATCGCGGTGCGGACCGGGCAGAACGTCGCCGCGGGCCGGCGCATCGGCCGTTCCGGAGCCACCGGAAACGTCACCGGCCCGCACCTGCACTTCGAGGTGCGGACCGGACCCGACTTCGGCACGGACATCGACCCGCTCGCCTATCTGCGGGCCGGCGGCGTCAGGATCTGACCCGCGTACGGCGGCGGACGACCACCGGCGGCGGCACCGGGGCACTCGCGGGCAGCGCGCTGTACCAGGCGGGGAGCGCGGGGCCGGGCGACGGTTCGCCGTCGTCGGCACCCTCCCCGGTGCCACCCGGTGCCGGAACGGGGCCGCCGCCCGGCGCCTGTGCGAGCAGGCCCCGCAGCGCGGGCTCGTCCGGTACGCCGTCGCCCTCGGCAGGCCCGCCCCGCTCGGCCCGCTCCACCTCGTCCTCCGCCCCTCGCTGCTGCGGCACGCCCAGCAGGGCTTCCGCCCCGGCCGCGTCCGGGACGGAAGGCGCCTCGGTGCGTTCGATCCGCTCGGTCGTCAGCATGATCAGGCCGCCCGCCGCCAACCCCCCGCAGCACAGGGCGAGAACGGCGCCCGTACCGCCGTAGCGGAACGTCTCGCCGAACATCAGGATGCCGACCGCCGCCGCCAGCACCGGATTGACCACGGTGAGCGTGGCCAGCGGGGCGGCGAGCCCGCCGCCCCGGTAGGAGGCCTGGGACAGCACGACGCCGCCGACGGCGAACACGGCGATCGCCGCGAGCGCGGGCAGGTCGTCCAGGTCGATGCCGTGGGTCCAGTCCTCGGCGACGGTCTTGGTGAACACCGAGGACATGCCGAACGCGATGCCTGAGGCGGTGGCCAGCAGCACGCTGCGCACCGCCGGGTGCCGCTGGGCGGCCAGCCCCGCGCACAGCAGCGCCGCGACCGCGCCACCGGTGACCAGCGCGACCGCGACTCGCTGGGCCGCGTCGAGGGAGTGGTCGTCGGAGGAGCCGACCACGGACAGCAGACCGGCGAGACCCACGGTGGCCATGACCGCACCGCGCCAGGCGGTCGCACCGGCCCTGCGGCCGACGAACAGCGCCGCCATGGGCAGCGCGAAGACGATGGTGAGCGCGCCGAGCGGCTGAACCAGGCTCAGCGGGCCGTAGGCAAGCGCCACCACGTGCAGCACACCGCCGAGACCGTTGAGCGCCAGCGCCCCCCACCAGCCGGAGCGGCGCACCGGCACGTACGCGCTGTCCGGGGAGGACACCGCCACCTGCTCCTGCACGATCGCACCGGCCGCGTAGGCGAGCGCGGACACGAACGACAGCAGCACGGACAACGCGAGGGCGCTCATCCGCGTCTCCCCTGCGTGAGGCCGGGGCCCTGAGCCCGGCGCGGCATACGGTCGGCAACCATGGCCAACACTCTGCCCGTCCGCGCTCCTCCCGTCGTCGTCCCTGAGCACACGATGCGTCCTACTGCCGATGGAGTACACCAGCCGCGCGATCATCCTCGGGACGGGTGAGGCGAGTCTTGACACCCTGCGCGGCGGACTCCGAACGCGCCTGGTACCAGTACATGTCGTGGACCTCGACCCCGCTCTCGCCGCCCTCCGCCCGCTCGGCGGCTTCTTCGTCCTGCGCACGCACCCGGGCCCGGCCGGAGCCGCCGGGCGACCGGACCCCGGCCGGCTGCCGACACTCGCGCAGACCTACGAACGGGTGACACCGGACGCCTTGACGACACGGGTTGCCGTGGTCGCGCAGCGGCTCGGTACCGCCGAGCCGCGCGTTGCCGCGTCCATCGCGCAGCAGGGGCTGGCCGCCCGACTGTGGTCGGCGGCCCTCGGCTGCGCCGCCCTGTACGGCGCACTGCCCGACCTGGACCCGCACGTGTTGCGCTGGGACCCCCTCGCCGCCGCCCCCGACGACCTGTTCCTGACCGAGCTGCGTCCGCTTCCCGGCGACGCAGCCGCCCTCGCCGCCACCGTGCTGCACGGACACCTGCGACCCCTGGGGGAGACACTGACAGCCCGCTTCGGCTGTGCGCCCGGACTGCTGTGGGGCAACGCGGGCTCCGCGCTCGCCGGGGCGGCCCGGGAACTGGACCGCTGGGCCCGCGCGCACGGCCGTACCGACGTGGCGGCCCGGGCCGGCGCCCTGACGGACGAACTCCTCGCCGACCCCCTGCTGCGCACCACCGGCACCCGCACCGGCACCGCCTTCCGCCGCCGCAGCTGCTGCCTGTACTACCGCGTCCCCGGCGGCGGAGTGTGCGGAGACTGCTGCTTCACCCGGCCGCCGCGCTCTTCCCCGGGCGCCGCATCTGGGTGACCATGGGGGAACCTGCCGCCGGTACAAGGGGGTTGTCGGGTGCGAGTGGGACTGCTGACCCGGGAGTACCCCCCGGACGTGTACGGCGGCGCCGGTGTCCATGTCGAGTTCCTCGCCCGGGAACTGTCCTCCCTGGTGGACCTGGAGGTGCACTGCTGGGGCGAGGGGCGCGGCGTCGGCGTCGTACGCCATCGCCCCTGGTCCGTGCTCGACGGCGCCAATGACGCGCTGCGCACCTTCTCCGTGGACCTCTCGGTCGCCGCCGCCCTCGAAGGCCGCGAACTCGTCCACTCCCACACCTGGTACGCCAACCTCGCCGGCCACCTCGCCAAGCTGCAGTACGGGATCCCGCACGTGGTCACCGCCCACTCGCTGGAGCCGCTGCGCCCCTGGAAGGCCGAGCAACTGGGCGGCGGATACGCGCTGTCGAGCTGGGCCGAACGCACCGCGATCGAGGCCGCCGACGCGGTGATCGCCGTCTCCGGCGCCATGCGCGAGGACATCCTCGCTGCCTACCCGGCGCTCGACCCGGCCGCCGTGCACATCGTGCACAACGGCATCGACACCCGCCTCTACCGGCCCGACCACGGCACCGACGCCCTCACCCGGCACGGCATCGACCCCGACCGCCCCTACGTCCTGTTCGTCGGCCGGATCACCCGCCAGAAGGGCGTGCCCCATCTGCTGCGCGCGGTACGGGACATCGACCCCCGCGCCCAGGTCGTCCTGTGCGCGGGCGCGCCCGACACCCCCGAGATCGACCGGGAGTTCCGGGATCTGTTCGAGGAGCTGAGCCGGGCCCGCGCGGGCGTGTTCTGGATCCCGCAGATGCTGCCGCGCCCGGAGGTCATCCAACTCCTCACACGCGCCGCCGTGTTCGCCTGCCCCTCGGTGTACGAGCCCCTCGGCATCGTCAACCTGGAGGCGATGGCCTGCGGCACGCCCGTGGTCGCCTCCCGGGTCGGCGGCATCCCGGAGGTGGTGGAGGACGGCAGGACAGGCCTCCTCGTCGACACGGACGACGGCTTCGAAGCGGGCCTCGCCCGGGCCCTGGACGCCGTACTCGGCGATCCGGCGGCGGCCCGGCGGATGGGGGAGGCCGGACGGGAGCGTGCGGCCCTGGAGTTCGGCTGGGACACGGTGGCCCGGCGCACGGCCGCGCTGTACGAGGAGATCCGCAAACAGGCTTAGTCCCGTCCGCGCGGGGCAGCCATGGTTCATCCAGGGTGAGGGGAGCGGCCATGCGTCGTGGAGGACCTTCGGTGCTGGGGATCGTACTGGCGGGCGGGGAGGGCAAGCGCCTGATGCCGCTCACCGCGGACCGCGCCAAACCAGCCGTCACCTTCGGCGGCACCTACCGCCTCGTCGACTTCGTCCTGTCCAACCTCGTCAACGCCGACATCCTGCGGATCTGCGTACTGACCCAGTACAAGTCGCACTCCCTGGACCGGCACATCACCACCACCTGGCGGATGTCCAGCCTGCTCGGCAACTACGTCACACCGGTCCCGGCCCAGCAGCGCCTCGGCCCGCGCTGGTACCTGGGCAGCGCCGACGCGCTTCTGCAGTCCCTGAACCTGGTCCACGACGAACAGCCCGAGTACGTGGCCGTGTTCGGCGCCGACCACGTCTACCGCATGGACCCGCGGCAGATGCTCCGGCAGCACATCGAGGGCGGCGCCGGCGTCACGGTGGCCGGCATCCGGGTGCCGCGCACGGAGTCCTCGTCCTTCGGGGTGATCACACCGGGCCCGGACGGCCGCGGTGTCGAACGCTTCCTGGAGAAGCCGGCCGACCCGCCAGGGCTGCCGGAGGACCCGGAGACCGTGTTCGCCTCGATGGGCAACTACCTCTTCACCACCAAGGTCCTCGTCGAGGCGCTGCACCGGGACGCCGAGGACCAGCGGTCGGTGCACGACATGGGCGGTTCGATCCTGCCCCAGCTCACCGCGCGCGGCGAGGCCCAGCTGTACGACTTCGGCGACAACCACGTGCCCGGCGAGACCAGCCGTGACCAGGGCTACTGGCGGGACGTGGGCACCCTCGACGCCTACTACGAGGCGCACATGGACCTCATCGCCGAGCGCCCCGCGTTCAACCTCTACAACCGCCAGTGGCCCATCTACACCCATTCCAACCAACTGTCCCCGGCCCGCTTCAGCGCGGGCGGCATCGCGGGCGAGTCCATCATCAGCGCGGGCTGCCTGATCCGCGGTCAGGTCACC
The genomic region above belongs to Streptomyces sp. CG1 and contains:
- a CDS encoding aldehyde dehydrogenase family protein gives rise to the protein MGRCAPPLITEADLLAARHFIDGTFVEASAGGVIGVVDPCTGNVIARIPEGTSQDIDRAAAVRAKAQWARLVLKERSELLHALADRLAEHTEPLSRLESANTGKPLAVSRDDVAMTIDTFRFMAGAVRATTSLAVGDYAENHLSLLLREPLGVIGVVTPWNYPLLMAAWKIAPILAAGNTLVLKPSEQTPLTTLKLAELVADLLPPGVMNVVNDYGAVTGARLAEHPDVNMIALTGSVAGGGAVARAAADSLKRVHLELGGKEPVVILPDADLAAAASALRVAGFWNSGQECGAACRVLVHESVAGEFIEQLVSEVRALVVGEPAAGEDVEVGPMVSKAHVDRVIGYLARAQNEGVQVATGGGAIDGPGYFVAPTVLVDVPEGAEVAREEIFGPVITVETFADEEEAVRRANDVPLGLSASVWTENARRSHDIAARLDFGTVWVNSHLVLAGEVPWGGFKGSGYGRDLSIYALDDYARTKHVMHNHGR
- the panD gene encoding aspartate 1-decarboxylase, translated to MLRTMFKSKIHRATVTQADLHYVGSVTIDADLLDAADLLPGELVHIVDITNGARLETYVIEGERGSGVIGINGAAAHLVQPGDLVIIISYAQVTDAEARELKPRVVHVDAGNRIVSLAADPSEPVPGSGQQRSPQSVPA
- the gndA gene encoding NADP-dependent phosphogluconate dehydrogenase; this encodes MSTSAQIGVTGLAVMGRNLARNFARNGYTVAVHNRTASRTKALVEEFGSEGDFIKAESAEEFVAALERPRRLVIMVKAGDPTDAVIQEFAPLLEPGDMIIDGGNAHFADTRRREKALREQGIHFVGMGVSGGEEGALHGPSIMPGGPKESYDSLGPMLEKISAKAKDGAPCVTHVGPDGAGHFVKMVHNGIEYADMQLIGEAYQLLRDVAGYSPAEIAEIFRTWNQGRLDSYLIEITAEVLSHVDAATGKPFVDVVVDQAEQKGTGRWTVQIALDLGVPVSGIAEAVFARSLSGHAGLREASQGLAGPKAVPLGKEEAAAFADRVEQALYASKIVSYTQGFHEIAAGSEEYGWDIDLGAVSSIWRGGCIIRAAFLDRIRAAYDARADLPSLLSDETFAREIAAAQGDWRGVLVAATEQGVPTPGFAAALAYYDGLRAERLPAALTQGQRDFFGAHTYRRVDREGSFHTLWGGDRSEVSA
- a CDS encoding transglycosylase family protein, which encodes MAVRGRHRRYQPNRINRASLTVTAGGAGLAIPLVAAGTADAADASTWNKVAACESSGNWSINTDNGYYGGLQFTQSTWEAYGGTRYAPRADLATRDQQIAVAEKVLDGQGPGAWPVCSARAGLTRGDADPGRHTESVHTDSAATRPVTAEKSSSVRDVRPQTTPQSRAGRTEMYTVVHGDTLSGIAGDHHVRGGWHALYAGNRTVIGADPDLILPGQRLSLRGTAGTKAPGTKAPGTKSHENKAPSGHKTAQQKTQKTRSTSRTLVAPVDAPIGTGYRVAGSHWSKGYHTGVDFLVPTGTSVQAAEAGQVVAAGWGGAYGYQVVIRHADGRYTQYAHLSAIAVRTGQNVAAGRRIGRSGATGNVTGPHLHFEVRTGPDFGTDIDPLAYLRAGGVRI
- a CDS encoding DMT family transporter; protein product: MSALALSVLLSFVSALAYAAGAIVQEQVAVSSPDSAYVPVRRSGWWGALALNGLGGVLHVVALAYGPLSLVQPLGALTIVFALPMAALFVGRRAGATAWRGAVMATVGLAGLLSVVGSSDDHSLDAAQRVAVALVTGGAVAALLCAGLAAQRHPAVRSVLLATASGIAFGMSSVFTKTVAEDWTHGIDLDDLPALAAIAVFAVGGVVLSQASYRGGGLAAPLATLTVVNPVLAAAVGILMFGETFRYGGTGAVLALCCGGLAAGGLIMLTTERIERTEAPSVPDAAGAEALLGVPQQRGAEDEVERAERGGPAEGDGVPDEPALRGLLAQAPGGGPVPAPGGTGEGADDGEPSPGPALPAWYSALPASAPVPPPVVVRRRTRVRS
- a CDS encoding (2Fe-2S)-binding protein, with translation MDLDPALAALRPLGGFFVLRTHPGPAGAAGRPDPGRLPTLAQTYERVTPDALTTRVAVVAQRLGTAEPRVAASIAQQGLAARLWSAALGCAALYGALPDLDPHVLRWDPLAAAPDDLFLTELRPLPGDAAALAATVLHGHLRPLGETLTARFGCAPGLLWGNAGSALAGAARELDRWARAHGRTDVAARAGALTDELLADPLLRTTGTRTGTAFRRRSCCLYYRVPGGGVCGDCCFTRPPRSSPGAASG
- the glgA gene encoding glycogen synthase yields the protein MRVGLLTREYPPDVYGGAGVHVEFLARELSSLVDLEVHCWGEGRGVGVVRHRPWSVLDGANDALRTFSVDLSVAAALEGRELVHSHTWYANLAGHLAKLQYGIPHVVTAHSLEPLRPWKAEQLGGGYALSSWAERTAIEAADAVIAVSGAMREDILAAYPALDPAAVHIVHNGIDTRLYRPDHGTDALTRHGIDPDRPYVLFVGRITRQKGVPHLLRAVRDIDPRAQVVLCAGAPDTPEIDREFRDLFEELSRARAGVFWIPQMLPRPEVIQLLTRAAVFACPSVYEPLGIVNLEAMACGTPVVASRVGGIPEVVEDGRTGLLVDTDDGFEAGLARALDAVLGDPAAARRMGEAGRERAALEFGWDTVARRTAALYEEIRKQA
- the glgC gene encoding glucose-1-phosphate adenylyltransferase, producing the protein MRRGGPSVLGIVLAGGEGKRLMPLTADRAKPAVTFGGTYRLVDFVLSNLVNADILRICVLTQYKSHSLDRHITTTWRMSSLLGNYVTPVPAQQRLGPRWYLGSADALLQSLNLVHDEQPEYVAVFGADHVYRMDPRQMLRQHIEGGAGVTVAGIRVPRTESSSFGVITPGPDGRGVERFLEKPADPPGLPEDPETVFASMGNYLFTTKVLVEALHRDAEDQRSVHDMGGSILPQLTARGEAQLYDFGDNHVPGETSRDQGYWRDVGTLDAYYEAHMDLIAERPAFNLYNRQWPIYTHSNQLSPARFSAGGIAGESIISAGCLIRGQVTRSVLSPGVRVDPGAVVQGSVLHDNVRIGRGAVVRGAVLDKNVEVPPGATIGVNPERDADLYTVSKGGVIALGKGQRVP